CACCGCAAATAGTGTCTCTCACCGACGTTACCTTGCCGGGTGGGGTCGTGAGGATTTCCGGACGGGTGCAGGATAATTGCGCCCCTCCATACCGCATTGCCGTCAGCGCCCGGCCTGGAACCCAGGAGAACCTTGCGGAACCCATTGTGGTGACCGGCCCAGACGATTCGGGGCTGTTCTCTGTGGAGGCCACCCCCGTGGATGGTTCCAACCCTGCGTCCGTTCTCCTGGGCATCTCCGACCCCGCCAACAACGTCCTCTGGCGCGAAGTAGACGTCGTGCTGCGCACCTATCACGCGGTCTACGTGGACAGCGCCAACACTTCAGGTGTCGAGGACGGCACACAGGCCCATCCCTTCAATACCATCCAGGAAGGGATCGACGCTGCCGGCGATAGAGACACAGTGAAAGTGGCCGCGGGCACGTACAGGGAGAGGATAGGGCTTCCGTGGGACATACACCTCACGCTCGTCGGTGCTGGCCCCGCCCTCACCAAGGTTTGGCCTTCGACCTACGAGGGAGCCGCACTACTGATCCGGGAGCATGCCACGGCCCAGGTTCAAGCAATGAGTTTTCAAGGAGCAAGAAAAGGGATCGAACTCGCGCACGCGGCGCACGTGGTCCTTGAAGATTTTCTGATCGAACACTGTGAGCGCGGTGTCGTCACGTCGGGTTACGACGCAGCCATCACCGCAAGGCGGGGGAGAATCTCGCACTGCGTGATAGGCATCGACGGATCGGACCACCTGCCGCTGCGCCTCACCAACATTCTTTTCGAGCGCATCGGACTGGACCACGCCGAGGAGGCAGGAGTCATAGCCGACGGCACAGTGGAAATCGTCAACTGCACCTTTGCGGAGCACTACAGCGAGGACTCTTCAGTCCCGGCGGTCAAGATCCTCTACGGCCCAGTCACCATCCGCAACACAATCATCTGGAACTGTGGAAAGGCAGTCGAGGGGAAGGCAGAACATTGCCAAGTGGACTACTCGTGCTTCGGCCGTCTCCAGGGCTCTCCAGGCCCGTACTACAGGGACACCTCACAGGGAGGCACAAACCTCCCTTATGGCACGGACCCAATGTTCGTTGCTCCGTACTACCCGCACTACGACTATCATCTTCTGCCGACCAGTCCGTGCGTCGACGCAGGGGATCCTGCTGAAGACTATTCGTTGGAGCCTGAGCCCAACGGCGGACGCATCGACATGGGGGCCTACGGAAACACGCCGGAGGCGACCCCCAACCGCTTGGGAGCTATCCTGGCACTGCCTGATACCAGTGCAGCTCCGGGCAGCACTCTCATCATCCCGATCACCGTCTCCACCGACTCTGCCATCGCCTTGGCGCAGTTCGTTCTCGAATTTGACTCTACAGTCATCGCTTTTCAGCAAGCCCAGGTAGGCCCGGGAGCACCTGGGTTTTCCATTAGCCTGGTCAACCGAAACCTGCCGTTTTCCCCTGAGCCCGGGATGAATCCGCGCAATAAGAACGTCTTGGTCCAAATTTCGGGGGGCGGAGGCGCATCCTTTACGGGCCAGGGAAAGATAGTGGTTCTGCTGCATTTTCTGGTGACCGGCCCACCGGGGTGGGGGTGCAGCCTCCGCTTCGACACCAGGCCCTCCCACTGCTTCCTGACCACGTGCAACTTGACGGACATTCAGTCGGGACAGATTCGCTTCCTCCACGGATACGTCAGCGTACCCATGCACTTTTCCATCTCCGGCTATGCCCGGTATTGCCCTACGGGTGGACCTGTGTCGCAGGCTGAAGTGGTGCTGGACAATCAATCCGTCAGCGTAACGGGGGGGGACGGCCGGTATCAGCTCTCATCAGTGCTTACCGGGACTCACACGCTGGCCCTGCGCAAGAGCGGCGATCACGGCGGCGCCATCTCCGGAGCCGACGCCTTAGCGGTGTTGAGGCACTTGGCCTTTCTGCCGCCTGCGCTCGGGGCGTGCCAGCTCCGGGCCGCGGACGTGACTCTGGACAAGGCGGTCACCGGTGCCGATGCCTTGGCACTCCTCCACTATCTGGCCTTTTTCCCGACGAACATCGGTCACACTGGCACTTGGGCTTTTGTCCCTGCCGAGACAACCTTCACCCTGCTCGCCAACGCCTCCCTTGATTTCGTTGCCACCCTCCTGGGAGACGTCAACGGGAACTGGACCCCAGGCCAAGGCATTCCTCTTGCGCTCTTGAACACGGTGGAGGGCGCTGCCCCGCAGCCCAAGGCTATCCTTGTTGCGCCGGCCGTTGGCAGTACCCCTGGGGAGTTGGTCACCGTGCCGGTGAGCTTGAGCACCGACTCTCTCGTGGCCCTGGCGCAGTTTGTGTTGGAATACGACTCCACGGTAGTTACGTGCGACACGGTTTTGGTCGGCGCTGATGCAGGAGGCTTCTCCTTGCTGATCAACCGCAGACTACCATTTCCTCCGTCGTGCCCAGGCACGAACAAGAATCTCTTGCTCCAACTGAGGTCATCGGATCCGGCCTCAGGAATCACGGGCCCGAACCGCCAGATTGCCGTTCTGCGTTTTCTGGGCGTTGGCGCATTTGCCAGCGTCACTCCGTTGGCCTTCGATCCGCGACCCGAACGCACGTTCCTCACCACCCCGGGATTGGTAGACCTGTGCGGCACCGATTTGGAGTTCGTGAACGGTCAGATTAGCCTCCCCGTAGAGCTCCTCTCCTTTTCCGCGGAAGTAGACAGAGGCGAAGTGCACCTCTCCTGGGTTACCGAGCCCGAGGCTAGTCTGCTCGGCTTTGAAGTGCACCGGAGCATCGACGGGCTCCACTTTGCGAGCGTAGGTTTCGTCCCTGCTC
This window of the Calditrichota bacterium genome carries:
- a CDS encoding T9SS type A sorting domain-containing protein; translation: MRTHAQILISVLVGAALLSGPHTRLLCAAKSDWKAAPAALSQRAQFPRATAQPADGLTSTVNVPGTASFRSYGYGGLFCGPGGAPVDAGLNLSGLDSCTVQVAATGVVLAAGEASHNPDGTIVGGTFRAPGGRTYGPGSCAPGSCAAAGLPVPSGCFGSLIALFVDEKLRPIGGPFQAGSFCEVLIPEGATRLLFAINDDGYCDNGGSFQVETSLSAAALRQAPMGMLRQSEGQVTINGRTATSGTPPAFAGDNLVTGQSGSSLLDLLSGYQFRALPGTEFSLGSSTSPGCELKYNAKIKKGGGLFKRLRDLLHPPSKFEIKTPITVIGVRGTAFALIVDELTQSTTVTVFDDTVDLRSATSGELLATLWARGDGRCQQAVVDAEGHLSGPFWVDCDSSSYSFPPYQAIPLDTLAPQIVSLTDVTLPGGVVRISGRVQDNCAPPYRIAVSARPGTQENLAEPIVVTGPDDSGLFSVEATPVDGSNPASVLLGISDPANNVLWREVDVVLRTYHAVYVDSANTSGVEDGTQAHPFNTIQEGIDAAGDRDTVKVAAGTYRERIGLPWDIHLTLVGAGPALTKVWPSTYEGAALLIREHATAQVQAMSFQGARKGIELAHAAHVVLEDFLIEHCERGVVTSGYDAAITARRGRISHCVIGIDGSDHLPLRLTNILFERIGLDHAEEAGVIADGTVEIVNCTFAEHYSEDSSVPAVKILYGPVTIRNTIIWNCGKAVEGKAEHCQVDYSCFGRLQGSPGPYYRDTSQGGTNLPYGTDPMFVAPYYPHYDYHLLPTSPCVDAGDPAEDYSLEPEPNGGRIDMGAYGNTPEATPNRLGAILALPDTSAAPGSTLIIPITVSTDSAIALAQFVLEFDSTVIAFQQAQVGPGAPGFSISLVNRNLPFSPEPGMNPRNKNVLVQISGGGGASFTGQGKIVVLLHFLVTGPPGWGCSLRFDTRPSHCFLTTCNLTDIQSGQIRFLHGYVSVPMHFSISGYARYCPTGGPVSQAEVVLDNQSVSVTGGDGRYQLSSVLTGTHTLALRKSGDHGGAISGADALAVLRHLAFLPPALGACQLRAADVTLDKAVTGADALALLHYLAFFPTNIGHTGTWAFVPAETTFTLLANASLDFVATLLGDVNGNWTPGQGIPLALLNTVEGAAPQPKAILVAPAVGSTPGELVTVPVSLSTDSLVALAQFVLEYDSTVVTCDTVLVGADAGGFSLLINRRLPFPPSCPGTNKNLLLQLRSSDPASGITGPNRQIAVLRFLGVGAFASVTPLAFDPRPERTFLTTPGLVDLCGTDLEFVNGQISLPVELLSFSAEVDRGEVHLSWVTEPEASLLGFEVHRSIDGLHFASVGFVPAHRSDAPSHVYRFTDTPAVSGTYYYRLAQKDADGSLTCSGWLEVVVSPPRESRLLQNHPNPFNAQTEVRFQLAQPCHVVLTVWNVQGQQIRKLLEEERAAGYHTIHWDGKNEGGLAVASGVYLLRMKAGTVTETRRLLLMRGHDACWAARMGACRPVVQP